The sequence CTTTAGCTGTCGTTAACTCGTTCATAAATTGTCGGCAGTGTCCGCAAGGACTATAGTTAACCGTAATATCGATAATACCTGTCTCACCTTTCATCCAAGCATGGCTGATACCACATTGTTCGGCATGGACAGTTTGACTCATTTGCGCGCCAATAAACTCCATGTTTGCACCGAAGTAAAGTCTTCCGGATAACCCTCTTACTATGGAACCAACATAAAATTCAGATATTGGGGCGTAAGAATAAGCAGCGGCAAATGGGAGTAAGCTGATACGAAGCTCTTCATCACTCAAACCTGAAAGCGCTAAAAGTTCATCAAATTGCTGTGCTGAAATAGTTGCGTCATATGTTGCGCAATTAAATAGACGTTGTAAATAATCAGCTACCGGCTTAGGTGTATCACTTAGCGCGGCTTCTAGTCGAGTGTTCATAGAGAATCCTTTGTATTTCGATACTGATTATTCTAGCCAACACCAATCATAATGCAGTGCTCTATGTCACAATTATAATTGCAATGAACTATTATGTTTCATTAATAGAGTGAGGTCACATTAGTTTGGGGGCGATCAATATCCAGTTTAGGTCAAATAGTTACCATATGTATTGTTATTTTGGTTATTTGTATTGCTTATGTATTGTTCTGGTATTATGTTGTCAATATCCAATCGTTCTAGGTGAAAGATGAATGTCAGAACTGAGTAACAAAAAATTGATCGCGTCAGATTACGATAAAACTTACCACAGGCATGATGCAGAGGATCTCGACAACAATAACTTGGCTGTTCAAAAGTGGGGTAATGCCGGTAATGTTTTTGCAATCAGCACTGGCCGCGATGTGGCAAGCATGTTATTTGAAAAAAACATCGTCACATTAAATACGACTACATGATTTCATTGAATGGATCATTTATTGTTGATTCAGAAAACAATGTCCTTTTTAAAAAAGCATTAGATAATCAACTCGCAAGAAAATTAACCTTAATGCTTCAAGAACAGTTCGGCGATGAGCTGATTATTTCCAACGGTTTTGATGGTTGTAATTTCACCAATAAAAAGGCCAGTGAAACAAACGAAATAGCGAAAGAAGTATTTGAAAGAAACTCGCAAATCTACACGAAAACTATCGATACAGCGTTGGATAGCGAAGTGCTATTGATTGGTTGTCTGAATGATAATTTTGATAAGGCAGTGGAAGTCAGGGATAGAATTTTGTTTGATTACCAAGACGTCGTCGAGGTATTTATCAATCTAAATTATATTAACATTGTTCCGAAAGGAATAAGCAAAGCGTCAGGTTTAGAGTTTGTTATAGAACATGCGCAATTAAAGAAAGAGAACGTTGCAGTGATAGGGGATGACCTTAACGATATTCCAATGTTAGAAAAATTTAAAGCTTATGCTGTAGAGAACGCAAAAGATGAAGTGAAGGCTATTTCGATAAAAGTGCAACCGAGCGTTGCTGCTTTGATTGAAGAGATGCTCTTAGAGTAACTATACCAGTCCGAATAATCACACAATTAAAAAGAAAAAGGATGGCATTGCCATCCTTTAGTATATGTCTACTTGCTTGGAGACGTTGTCGCCGGTTTAGACGGTCTTCTGCGCCTGGACGGTTTATTTGCAGCGGTATTACCACCGCTTTCTGAACCTTTTGCTCCAAAATGGCGCTTATTTTTACCTGCCGGTTTATGACCTCGAGCATTATCACCTGAGCGCTGTCCATCTGCGTGATTTGGTTTCGCTCTTTTAGGTTTCTTTGCTTTGATTGGTTTTCGACTAAGATTCGATTCAGGAACGATATCTGATGGTATGAAACCTTCAACATCAATACGTGGGATCAGTTTTTGAATAAGCCTTTCAATACCAAAAAGATCAGGAGCTTCTTCTGCTGTTACAAGTGAAATAGCTTTACCTACTTCACCGGCTCTTCCTGTTCGACCGATACGGTGAACATAGTCTTCAGAGACATTTGGCAGATCAAAATTGACGACCTGAGGCAACTGTGGAATATCAATGCCTCGTGCTGCAATATCTGTAGCGACTAAAGCCCTAACTTCGCCTGACTTAAAGCCTGCTAATGCTTTTGTTCTTGCACCTTGACTCTTGTTGCCGTGAATTGGTGCAGATTTGATGCCTTGTTTTTCTAAGTACATAGAAAGACGGTTTGCACCGTGTTTTGTTCGGCTAAAAATAAGAACTTGTTGCCAATTGTTTTCTTTTATTAACTTAACTAAAAGAGCCGATTTTCTTGATTTGTCTACAGGGTAAACGAATTGCTCTACTGTCGTTGCTGTCGAATTTTCAGGGCTGACCGATATTTCTACAGGGTTGTTAACTAAACCTTTGGCCAAGGACCGAATTTCCGGTGAAAATGTAGCGGAAAACAATAGGTTTTGGCGTTTTTTCGGCAGTAGATCTAAGATTTTTTTTATATCTCTAAAAAATCCCATATCTAACATTCTATCGGCTTCATCTAGAACCAAAACTTCTATTTGAGAAAACTTAACAGCATTTTGATTATATAGATCCAGCAGACGGCCAGGTGTCGCGACCAGAACGTCACTTCCTTTTCTAAGGATTTGCATCTGTGGGTTAATTTTTACACCACCAAATACGACGGTTGAAGTCAGCGGAAGATGTTTGCTGTATTTGACGACGCTTTCATTAACCTGCGCTGCTAGTTCTCTAGTCGGTGTTAGAATCAATGTTCTAACATGGTTTCCTTTAACTTTTGTTCCGCCGCTTAACCTTTCTAAAA is a genomic window of Vibrio algarum containing:
- a CDS encoding HAD-IIB family hydrolase, producing the protein MISLNGSFIVDSENNVLFKKALDNQLARKLTLMLQEQFGDELIISNGFDGCNFTNKKASETNEIAKEVFERNSQIYTKTIDTALDSEVLLIGCLNDNFDKAVEVRDRILFDYQDVVEVFINLNYINIVPKGISKASGLEFVIEHAQLKKENVAVIGDDLNDIPMLEKFKAYAVENAKDEVKAISIKVQPSVAALIEEMLLE
- a CDS encoding DEAD/DEAH box helicase, which produces MSFTSLGLSAPILKAIEEQGYDTPSPIQEQAIPAVLAGKDVMAAAQTGTGKTAGFTLPILERLSGGTKVKGNHVRTLILTPTRELAAQVNESVVKYSKHLPLTSTVVFGGVKINPQMQILRKGSDVLVATPGRLLDLYNQNAVKFSQIEVLVLDEADRMLDMGFFRDIKKILDLLPKKRQNLLFSATFSPEIRSLAKGLVNNPVEISVSPENSTATTVEQFVYPVDKSRKSALLVKLIKENNWQQVLIFSRTKHGANRLSMYLEKQGIKSAPIHGNKSQGARTKALAGFKSGEVRALVATDIAARGIDIPQLPQVVNFDLPNVSEDYVHRIGRTGRAGEVGKAISLVTAEEAPDLFGIERLIQKLIPRIDVEGFIPSDIVPESNLSRKPIKAKKPKRAKPNHADGQRSGDNARGHKPAGKNKRHFGAKGSESGGNTAANKPSRRRRPSKPATTSPSK
- a CDS encoding HAD family hydrolase, which translates into the protein MSELSNKKLIASDYDKTYHRHDAEDLDNNNLAVQKWGNAGNVFAISTGRDVASMLFEKNIVTLNTTT